From the Cohaesibacter sp. ES.047 genome, the window TCATACCTGATCTTGCCGAGAGCAATTTTCGGGAATTTCGGTTCCCGACCATACACTGACATACTGATAAGCAGCGTTTCGATCTAATCTGGCACCCCGGATTATCGTCAAAGCGTTCTGGAGAGACCCAGCCTCGTGAACCAGCCATCTCTTTTGACTCGCTCAGGAATTCCTGAAGAGTTTCGTGTTTTGATTGAACAATATCCTCGCGCCGAGTGGGGTACAGTCCATACCATTGGCGGTCTGGGACAATTCTGGCTTGACCGCCATGACGATTTTCGCCAGATGGCCGCCATGATGGATCAAGGAACCAACAAGGCGCTGGAAGGCGAGATGCAACCAATGGAGTTCGCCCAATGGTTCGCGCCACGACTCAACAGCTTTCTTGGCGGGCTGAACGGGCATCATCAGATTGAAGATTATCAATATTTTCCCGTTTTCGCAGCCGCTGACGATCGGCTGAAGGGGGGATTTGATCTTCTGGACGAAGATCACCATCTGCTGCATGACATGCTCGAGCGCAACGCCGCTGCCGCCAATGATTTCATCCAGGTGTTGCAGAGCGAAGGTCAACAGGATCCCCGCAAGGCGCTGGATATCTATGCGCAGGAAGCGAAAGGCCTTTTAAGCGGTCTGATGCGCCATCTGGAAGATGAGGAAGATCTGATCCTGCCCCTGCTTATGGATCAGGGTGAAGCAAAGTTCGGCGGCTACTAATGACGTCACGACGATCAGAAGTATTCAACTGATCCAGACGCAGCACTTGATTTTTCTGTCAGAAAGCTCGATATCCGGGGCTAACCAAAGCCCGTGTGCCGGTTATCGAGTTGCTGGCATGAAGCGAGATACCAATTAGAGGCTAATACATGTCTGACGAAATGCAAAAGTCTGAAGCTGATGAAGAGCAAGTTGCAGAGGCACAGGCCGGGGATACCACTTCCGAAGAGCCGTATCTCAATCCTCTGGAAGCCGCAGAATTGCGCATCGCCGAGTTGGAAAGGGACGCTGCCGAGATGAAGGAGCAGCTCCTGCGCACGATTGCCGATATGGAAAATCTGCGTCGTCGCACCGAAAAGGAAGTCAAGGACGCCAAGCAGTTCTCGGTGACGAGCTTTGCGCGCGACATGCTGGCGGTGGCCGACAATCTGCGCCGCGGGCTGGAAACCATTCCCGATGAAGAGCGAGCCAATGCAGAAGGCACGTTGCGCGCACTTTTGGATGGCACCGCAATGACCGAGCGGGAAATGCTCAAGACGCTCGAGAAGCACGGCGTCAAGAAGCTGAACCCAGAAGGGGAGAAATTCGACCCCAACTATCATCAGGCCATGTTCGAAGTACCCAATCCCGAAGTGCCCAACAATTCGGTGGTGCAGGTGGTACAGGCCGGATATGTCATCGGAACGCGCGTTCTGCGTCCGGCCATGGTCGGCGTTGCCAAGGGTGGCCCGAAATTCGTCGCCAAGCCTGATGAGCAGGAAGCCCCGTCTGCCGATCCGTCCGACATTGAAGGCATCGACAAGAGCGTCTGACCTTCCGGCGACCGGTGGGTCGCTCTGTTTGAAACAATGATCCAACCCTTCTGTCCCTTGGGGCAGGAGGGTTTTTCGTGTCATCCGTAGACCTTCAATCGAAAAGAGAATCGGTCCTTACCATTCATCTTTTACGGGAACGTGCGCTGTTTCGTCGCAGTTCTCCTGCGCAATTCGGATCCGAAACATGATTTTTGTCAAAGTTGAGCCCAAGCGGCGGGATTAAATTTATTCCAACCTTGTGGTTCGGGTTTGCCAGTGCGTCTCTCTCCTCCCCTCGACGTTCCTCTGCTGGCGTCAGGCCCATGGATCACATTCTCAAGGAGACTCTTTTGAGTCTCCTTTTCTTTTTTTGGTCTCTTCAAGCCTATTCGGAATGCGGTGACAGCCTGTTGTCTTTGTCTTTTCAGCGGGTTCGAACGCGTTCGAGCAACCAGGCGCGAAACTGGATGGCCGCCGGGCTGGCATGACCGCGCCGCCGGATCAGCTTGACAGATTTCCCCAGTGATAGAGGCGTCTCGTCCAGCGCAACAAGAGAACCTTCATCTAGCGCCCCGGAAATCAGCGGTTCATGTGCCATGAACATGCCGTGGGCCTGACGCGCGGCTTCGATCGCCAACCAGTGGTTGGCATAGCGAGCGCCATCATTCCAGTGAACGTCAAGGTCAGGCGCGCGCCTTTTGGCCCATGTCTGCCAGTCATCGGGGGATGTTGCGTCATGGATGAGAGGGGCGCTGTGCCAATTGGTGCGATCCCTCAGCCCCAGAATATCCCGAAACTGCGCGCTACATACGGGCAGAAGCGCATCATCGAACAGAAAGTCGGCCAGCAAGCCGTCTGCGATCTTGTCCTGATCGCTGATGAGAAAATCCGGTCGGTTGTCGGTTTGCAAAGACTTCTGGTGGTCAGCTGGCTGCAACGTGACCAAAAGGCCGGGATTGTCTTCATAAAAGTGAGCAAGAGCGGGTGCCAACCATCCGTCAATGAGCATCGCAGGCGCGGCAATGAGGATTGTCTGCTTGGCACTTGGTTCGCGCTCACGCGGCAGAAGACTGGCGATGTCATCAAGAATGCGCGTGACATCATCGAGAATGTCCCGACCATGCTCTGTCAGCTCCACCGCGTTTGATCGTCTGACGAACAGCGGTTTCCCAAGCCATTTTTCCAGTCCCTTGACATGTTGAGAGATGGCGGTGGCTGTCACATCCAGCTCCTGTGCTGCCCGTGCGAAAGAGCCGTGGCGCGCTGCGGCTTCAAAGGCCTTGATGGCGCTGAAGGGTGGAAGGCTGCGAGACAATGGTTTCCCCGATGATGCTGTGGTCATTCTTCGACATGCGATAAGAGGGTTACTTTTTCTTAGCCTGTTTTCCGGTGTTTTTCTATCAAAACAAGTCGGATGCCGCCCTGTCGCATCCACTTGTCGCACCCCCTTCCGGCCATCGGGGCCCCGATTGCAGGCTTCGCGATCACCCCGTACGAAAAACCCCGACCATGTTCATGATCGGGGTCTCTCTAACCATCGGTTTGGCTCATGCGCCAGATTGGTTTTTAGGCTTGTTTGCCTTCGGCTGCGGCGAGCAGCGTGGCGTTGCCGCCTGCGGCTGTGGTGTCGATACACAGGTGCCGCTCAAGCAGGTACCGATGCACATCAAACTCCGTGATCAGCGGCAACAGCATGCCCTTGCGCTTGGCAAGGATCACCCGCATCGCCTTGAGGGTGTCGCTTTCAGCGTTGCTGGCAATTGCGGCCACGCCTTCGAGACGACCCAGAATATCGGGATCGATATGACCGTCAAAGCCGACAATCGGGGCATCGGCCTGTTTCAGTTTTTCTGCCAGAGCTTTGGCTCCGGGCGCAACGGCCACGACCGCGTTGCCCGCAACAAGAGCTGCCGTTGCCTGCTGAAGCACCGCCTCTTCATCAGGTCCGGTCACCAGCACCGTACCACGGGGCGCAAATGACAGCCTGTTGGATTCGCCCGTCGGCCCGGGCAGTTCCCGCGGCTCCAGATCATCCTTGATGCACTCATCAAATTTCAGCGGCATGTCGCAAACACCTTTCAGAGCCGCAAAGCGATAGTTGTTCGACGCCCATTCGGCTTGCAGGTCTTTCTTGGCGTTGAGGCCATGCACCGCATTTTGCAACTCGACACCCGAGAAGGCTTCGCTGCCCTTTACTGGTACATAGCGCGGGGCCTGATTAAAGAATCGCTCGACATAGTGCGGCCCGCCTGCCTTTGGTCCGGTACCGGACAGCCCTTCGCCACCGAACGGCTGAGAGCCGACAACAGCGCCAATCTGGTTGCGGTTGACATACATGTTGCCGACCTTGATGCGATCAACAACTTCCTGCACACGGTTGTCCATGCGGGTGTGCAGACCGAAGGTGAGGCCGAAGCCCTTGGCATTGATGGAGGCGATCACCTTCTCGATGCTCTTGGCCGAGAATTTGGCGACATGAAGCACCGGCCCGAAGATTTCCTCCTCCAGCTCCTCAATACCCGAAAGCTCGATCAGGGTTGGAGCACAGAAAAGCCCGCCTTCTGGCACATCAAGTTGCTTGAGCACCTTGCCTGAAGCGCGCATCTTGCTGCAATGGCTGTTGATTTTGGCCTTGGCTGCCTGGTCAATGACCGGGCCGACATCGGTTGCCCAGGACCATGGATCGCCGATTTCCAACTCTTGCATCGCGCCCATGAGCATGTGGACCACCTTGTCAAAGACATCTTCCTGCACATAAAGCATTCTCAGCGCCGAGCAGCGCTGGCCCGCGGACTGGAAGCTTGAGGCAACGATATCGCGCACCGCCTGTTCCGGCAGAGCCGTGGAATCGACGATCATAGCATTGAGGCCACCAGTTTCCGCAATCAGCGGAGCGTCTGGCGCCATGGCCTCAGCCATAGCGCGGTTGATGGTCTGGGCGGTCGCGGTCGAACCGGTGAAGCAGACCCCTGCGATGCGCGGATCGCTGGTCAAGGGCGCACCCACGGTCGGGCCATCACCGGGCAGAAGCTGAAGAGCCGCAGCGGGTACGCCCGCTTCATGCATGAGCTCGATGGCGCGGGCCGCGATAAGCGGTGTCTGGCCTGCAGGCTTGGCGATCACCGCATTGCCCGCTGCGAGAGCGGCGAGGATCTGGCCGCTAAAGATGGCCAGCGGGAAGTTCCATGGCGAAATGCAGGTGATAGTGCCGCGGGCCTTTTGGGCACCCTCAGGATCAAGACGTTCGGCTTCGTTGGCGTAGAAGAGAGCAAAATCGACCGCTTCACGCACTTCACCGATGCAGTCGAGCATGATCTTGCCCGCTTCACGGCTGGCAAGGGCAAAGAACTCTTCTGCGTTGTCTTCATAGAGATCGGCGATCTTGCGCAAGACCTCAGCGCGTTTACTGGCGGGAACCGCCGACCATTGTGCGCAGCCATCTGCGGATGCCGCAAGGGCCGTCTCCACGTCCGCGGCAGTGGCTTCGATGACTTCCCCGACGATATCGGACGGGTTGGCGGGATTGCGCAGCTCTATTGTTTCGGTTGCGGAAAGATCGCCAGCGATGATTGGCTTTGCCACCCATTTGTGGGTCAGGAAGTTGCCGCGTTTCTCATCAAGCTGAGCAATGGTGAGCGGCTCGGTGTGATCCCAGCCCTTGGCGTTGCGCCGCTTGTCACCGAACAGATCAGCGGGACGGGTGAGAAACCCGTTCTCGATGTTGTCACCGAGCGCCTTGACCTGTGCGAAAGGATCCTTGGCGATTTCTTCGGGTGCGATGCTCTCATCAACGATCTGGTTGACGAAGGAAGAGTTGGCGCCGTTTTCCAGCAGGCGGCGAACCAGATAAGCAAGAAGATCGGAGTGAGCCCCGACCGGCGCATATATGCGGCAGCTGATCTTCTCTTTCTTCATCAGGGTTTCAAACAAGCTTTCGCCCATGCCATGCAGGCGCTGGAATTCGTAAGCTTTCTTGGAGATGCCGCTGGATCTGGCCATTTCGACGATAGCTGAAACCGAGTGGGCATTGTGCGAAGCAAACTGCGGATAGATGCAATCCGTCATGTCCAGCAGACGCCGGGCGTTGGACAGATAGGAAACGTCTGAATTGACCTTGCGGGTGAAAACCGGGAAGCTCTCCAGCCCCATGGTCTGGGCGCGCTTGATCTCTGCATCCCAATAGGCACCCTTGACCAGACGCACGGTAATGCGGCGATCCAGTTTTTTGGCCAGCATATACAGCCAGTCGATGACAAAGGAGGCGCGGTGCCCATAGGCCTGTACCACGACGCCAAAGCCGTCCCAATCTTTCAAGGCCGGATCGGACAGCACCTTCTCGATCACGTCGAGGGACAGATCGAGCCGGTCCATTTCCTCGGCATCGATGTTGAAGCCCATGTTGGCTGAGCGGGCAAGCAGCGCAAGGCCGAACGTGCGTGAGGTCAGCTCCGAGAGAACCTGCTCCCGCTTTCCTGCTTCATAGCGGGGATGCAAGGCGGACAGCTTGACCGAAATGCCCGGGTTTTCGATGCACACGTCGGATTTGCAAAGCGGTGCGAGGGCGGTGATCGCGTCGGAGTAGGCCAGATGATATTTGCGAGCGTCTTCCTCAGTCCGGGCCGACTCGCCCAGCATGTCATAGGAATAGGTGTAGCCCTTCTTCTCCATGCCCTTGGCGCGGTTGGTGGCCCGTTCGATGTTCGTGCCCAGTACAAACTGACGGCCCAGTTCCTTCATCGCCTGACCGACAGCGGTCCGCACAACAGGCTCGCCCATCCGCTTGACCATTCCGTGCAATGTGTTGGCTAGGCCCGCTTCATCGTTGGTCTTGAGCACCCGACCGGTGAGCATCAGGCCCCAGGTGGATGCGTTGATCAGGGGTGAGGAGGATTGACCCAGATGCTGGCCCCATTCGCTGGGGGCGATCTTGTCGGAGATAAGCGCGTCGATGGTCTCTGCATCAGGGACGCGCAGCAGCGCCTCGGCAAGACACATCAAGGCAACCCCCTCACGGGTGGACAGACCATATTCGGCGAGAAAATTCTCCATCATGGTGGGATTGGTCGTCTCGCGAATGGCCCGGATGAGCTCGGCGGCATGCTCACTTGCCCGGCGGCAGAGCCCGTCGCTCAATTGCGCGTCCTCGACAAGACGGCGAATATTGGTCGCTTCGTCAGCCAGATTATGATCACGAATGACCTGACGAAGCATGACGAGGCGGCTATCGAAATCTGTGGTGATCGACTGATCCATGGGTCGCTCCTGAAAGATGCGCTTCGCCGATATGAAGATCTGTTTTTTATATTTGCCGTTTTCGCCGATTGCTTGGGCGTTGGCGATTTCAATAGTCCGCGAAGGCTTTGATTGCGTTGATTGCTGGCGCTCAATTTATCGAAAAACGCCTAGTCAGAGTGACTATAATCATCTTGGAATTAGAGAATTTTCTTGAATATTGGGCGAATTTCTTGCAGATTACCCATGAATGGAGCCCAAAATGGACAATTTGGATAATCTTGATCGCAAAATACTTGATGTGCTTGCCGATCAGGGGCGCATAACTGTCACAGACCTTGCGCGCCATGTCGGCCTATCCAAAACGCCTTGCCAGATTCGCATGCGGCGCCTTGAAGAAAAAGGCTTTATCCGCGGCTATGCGGCGGTGCTCGATCCGGAAAAACTCGGTGAAGGGCATGTTGCCTTTGTCCAAGTTTCCCTCAGTGATACGCGATCAGAGGCGCTGAACGCCTTCAACGAGGCGGTGCGGCACATCCGCGAAATCGAGCAATGCCACATGATAGCATCAAATTTTGATTATCTTTTGAAAATTCGTACCCGCGACATGAGCAATTATCGAAAAGTGCTAGGCGAAAAGATCTCCGCCCTGCCCCATGTCTCGCATACCTCCACCTTCGTGGTGATGGAAGCGGTCAAGGACCGGAGTTAGTACGGTCTCGCGCAAGCCTTCGAATGCGGTCCCGGTGGTTTTTAGGCGTGGACCGGATTTTCTACTGCCAGAACATTGAGCTCCTTGGGGTGTAGCTCGATAGCGACCTGATCGGGAAGGGAATAGAGTTCACCGTCCTGAACACAGCGGGAAGCGTGTTTCTTGTTGTGAAGGATAATCTCTACCTTCTGGCCGGTCCGGACCTCGAGATTTTCATTTTGTTCCGACAGACCGAGAAACAGATCAGCGCCAAGGGTAAGCGCATCGCCACGGTTCATCGCGCCGACCATATAGATACCCAGCTTGCCGCCATCGGGAATTTCCGCATGAGGCGGAGCGGAACTGCTGTAGAGATTGTTCGAGATCGACAGGGCGCTGATGTTTCGCTCGAAGTCTTCACCGTCGATCCGAATGGTCATTTCATGGACGGGAATCTGAGAGGTCGCTCCCCAATAGGCCCTGACGCTGGCAAGCATCTTTGTGAAGCGCGCGCCAAAGGCAATGTTGTTTCGCATGCGAACCATTCTCGGGTGAAGGCCGATCGAGAATTGATGCACGAATGATTTGCCATTGGCTGTCGCAATGTCGCAGGCCATGGCATGGCCACCAGCGAGCTCCCCGATTGCCGTTTCGACGTCGAGGGGAATCCCCAAGGTGCGGGCGTAGAGATTCATTGTGCCGCCAGGCACCACCGCCAGTGTCTTGCCATGACGCCAGGCAAGATCGGCAGCTGCGGAAATGGTGCCGTCCCCACCTCCGGCGATGAGAATGTCAAACGCATCCTCTTTCACCGATTTCTGCATGGCCTCGATGAGCTCCTTGCCCGGTGCCGTGTAAATGGTGACGTCGTGACCGCTCGCCTTGAACCTGCTTTTGATCATGCGCTCAACATCACCGACATTCAGCATCTGGAAAGTGCCGCTGTTTTCGTTGATGAAGGCCATCGCCTTCTTTTTATGTTCGGTCACTTAGTTCTTGCCTCTGGTTGGTCACGGCGCTGATCTGAACGGGAGCGTCACCCGGCGCATAGTGAGATTGATTCGTCCCGGCTCAGCCAGCAGCGCGCTGGTGCCCGGATAGATCCTATCCACGCCATGATAGGCCATTCTATCCGCTCCATCGAGCAACAAGGCGTCGCCCGACCTTAGCAGAAAACTCTTTGTTGGCCCATTTCGTTCCAATCCCCCCAGCCGAAATCGCGCATCATCTCCGAGCGACAGGGACAGAATCGGAGCATCACGGTCGTCTTCGTCATTGTCGACGTGCAATCCCATCTTGGCGGTTGGGCTATAATAGTTGATCAGGCAGGCTTCCGGAGGCGCATCATAGGCGGTGAGTTCAAACCAGATATCGATGAGGCTCTCAGGGATTGCAGGCCAGGGCTCACCGGTCACCGGATGCACCGGCTCGTAGCGATAGCCGGATTTGTCTGACAGCCAGCCCAGTGGGCCGCAATTGGACATGCGCACAGAGAGCGGACGTCCCCATCGCGGCATGGTGGGCGTGAAGAGCGGAGCCTTGGCAACCACACTCCGGATGTCGGCAAGGAGCGCCTTCTGGGCATCCTGATCGAGGAAGGGCGAATGAAGCTGCATGGTATCCGGTCCTTGGTAATCCGTCGTTCGTTATTTTGCAAAAACCTTGGTTGTCTTGATGTGGGGATGTCGGGAACCAAGCGCAATTGTCATTCAAGATCGAATGGCCGCGTGCGTGCAGACGGGCAAGCAGGCAGGCAGAGCCGCATCCGGCCTCACACAAGATCAAGGCCAAG encodes:
- a CDS encoding Lrp/AsnC family transcriptional regulator, with product MDNLDNLDRKILDVLADQGRITVTDLARHVGLSKTPCQIRMRRLEEKGFIRGYAAVLDPEKLGEGHVAFVQVSLSDTRSEALNAFNEAVRHIREIEQCHMIASNFDYLLKIRTRDMSNYRKVLGEKISALPHVSHTSTFVVMEAVKDRS
- a CDS encoding hemerythrin domain-containing protein → MIEQYPRAEWGTVHTIGGLGQFWLDRHDDFRQMAAMMDQGTNKALEGEMQPMEFAQWFAPRLNSFLGGLNGHHQIEDYQYFPVFAAADDRLKGGFDLLDEDHHLLHDMLERNAAAANDFIQVLQSEGQQDPRKALDIYAQEAKGLLSGLMRHLEDEEDLILPLLMDQGEAKFGGY
- the grpE gene encoding nucleotide exchange factor GrpE, which translates into the protein MSDEMQKSEADEEQVAEAQAGDTTSEEPYLNPLEAAELRIAELERDAAEMKEQLLRTIADMENLRRRTEKEVKDAKQFSVTSFARDMLAVADNLRRGLETIPDEERANAEGTLRALLDGTAMTEREMLKTLEKHGVKKLNPEGEKFDPNYHQAMFEVPNPEVPNNSVVQVVQAGYVIGTRVLRPAMVGVAKGGPKFVAKPDEQEAPSADPSDIEGIDKSV
- a CDS encoding alpha-ketoglutarate-dependent dioxygenase AlkB yields the protein MQLHSPFLDQDAQKALLADIRSVVAKAPLFTPTMPRWGRPLSVRMSNCGPLGWLSDKSGYRYEPVHPVTGEPWPAIPESLIDIWFELTAYDAPPEACLINYYSPTAKMGLHVDNDEDDRDAPILSLSLGDDARFRLGGLERNGPTKSFLLRSGDALLLDGADRMAYHGVDRIYPGTSALLAEPGRINLTMRRVTLPFRSAP
- a CDS encoding diacylglycerol kinase family protein, with translation MTEHKKKAMAFINENSGTFQMLNVGDVERMIKSRFKASGHDVTIYTAPGKELIEAMQKSVKEDAFDILIAGGGDGTISAAADLAWRHGKTLAVVPGGTMNLYARTLGIPLDVETAIGELAGGHAMACDIATANGKSFVHQFSIGLHPRMVRMRNNIAFGARFTKMLASVRAYWGATSQIPVHEMTIRIDGEDFERNISALSISNNLYSSSAPPHAEIPDGGKLGIYMVGAMNRGDALTLGADLFLGLSEQNENLEVRTGQKVEIILHNKKHASRCVQDGELYSLPDQVAIELHPKELNVLAVENPVHA
- a CDS encoding LysR family transcriptional regulator, whose translation is MSRSLPPFSAIKAFEAAARHGSFARAAQELDVTATAISQHVKGLEKWLGKPLFVRRSNAVELTEHGRDILDDVTRILDDIASLLPREREPSAKQTILIAAPAMLIDGWLAPALAHFYEDNPGLLVTLQPADHQKSLQTDNRPDFLISDQDKIADGLLADFLFDDALLPVCSAQFRDILGLRDRTNWHSAPLIHDATSPDDWQTWAKRRAPDLDVHWNDGARYANHWLAIEAARQAHGMFMAHEPLISGALDEGSLVALDETPLSLGKSVKLIRRRGHASPAAIQFRAWLLERVRTR
- the putA gene encoding bifunctional proline dehydrogenase/L-glutamate gamma-semialdehyde dehydrogenase PutA, whose product is MDQSITTDFDSRLVMLRQVIRDHNLADEATNIRRLVEDAQLSDGLCRRASEHAAELIRAIRETTNPTMMENFLAEYGLSTREGVALMCLAEALLRVPDAETIDALISDKIAPSEWGQHLGQSSSPLINASTWGLMLTGRVLKTNDEAGLANTLHGMVKRMGEPVVRTAVGQAMKELGRQFVLGTNIERATNRAKGMEKKGYTYSYDMLGESARTEEDARKYHLAYSDAITALAPLCKSDVCIENPGISVKLSALHPRYEAGKREQVLSELTSRTFGLALLARSANMGFNIDAEEMDRLDLSLDVIEKVLSDPALKDWDGFGVVVQAYGHRASFVIDWLYMLAKKLDRRITVRLVKGAYWDAEIKRAQTMGLESFPVFTRKVNSDVSYLSNARRLLDMTDCIYPQFASHNAHSVSAIVEMARSSGISKKAYEFQRLHGMGESLFETLMKKEKISCRIYAPVGAHSDLLAYLVRRLLENGANSSFVNQIVDESIAPEEIAKDPFAQVKALGDNIENGFLTRPADLFGDKRRNAKGWDHTEPLTIAQLDEKRGNFLTHKWVAKPIIAGDLSATETIELRNPANPSDIVGEVIEATAADVETALAASADGCAQWSAVPASKRAEVLRKIADLYEDNAEEFFALASREAGKIMLDCIGEVREAVDFALFYANEAERLDPEGAQKARGTITCISPWNFPLAIFSGQILAALAAGNAVIAKPAGQTPLIAARAIELMHEAGVPAAALQLLPGDGPTVGAPLTSDPRIAGVCFTGSTATAQTINRAMAEAMAPDAPLIAETGGLNAMIVDSTALPEQAVRDIVASSFQSAGQRCSALRMLYVQEDVFDKVVHMLMGAMQELEIGDPWSWATDVGPVIDQAAKAKINSHCSKMRASGKVLKQLDVPEGGLFCAPTLIELSGIEELEEEIFGPVLHVAKFSAKSIEKVIASINAKGFGLTFGLHTRMDNRVQEVVDRIKVGNMYVNRNQIGAVVGSQPFGGEGLSGTGPKAGGPHYVERFFNQAPRYVPVKGSEAFSGVELQNAVHGLNAKKDLQAEWASNNYRFAALKGVCDMPLKFDECIKDDLEPRELPGPTGESNRLSFAPRGTVLVTGPDEEAVLQQATAALVAGNAVVAVAPGAKALAEKLKQADAPIVGFDGHIDPDILGRLEGVAAIASNAESDTLKAMRVILAKRKGMLLPLITEFDVHRYLLERHLCIDTTAAGGNATLLAAAEGKQA